The Megalops cyprinoides isolate fMegCyp1 chromosome 12, fMegCyp1.pri, whole genome shotgun sequence genome contains a region encoding:
- the mapkbp1 gene encoding mitogen-activated protein kinase-binding protein 1 isoform X2, producing MTMEGSTIKSRIKNLLRSPSIKLRRNKPGNNKENLANKVTLEKVLGITASGNRGLACDPRSGLVAYPAGCVVVLLNPKKNKQHHILNSSRKTITTLSFSPDGKYLVTGESGHMPAVRVWEVAERSQVAELQEHKYGVSCVAFSPNSKYIVSVGYQHDMIVNVWAWKKNIVVAANKVSSKVSAVSFSEDSSYFVTAGNRHVKFWYLDHTKSSKVNATVPLLGRSGLLGELRNNFFSDVACGKGRKAESTFCITSSGLLCEFNEKRLLDKWVELRTSLATSLSVSEELIFCGCADGTIRAFSPINLHFICTLPQPHSLGTDIATVTEASQLFSYKLEARFPDTVAVSYDPTNRWLSCVYNDHSLYVWDTRDLRKVGKVYSALYHAACVWSVEVYPEVANGEQACLSPGSFLSCSSDNTIRLWNTDGHSSTLSHNVISNDLMKIIYMDNNTATLLDAECVATSNTEKADPQTSENRSGIRTMCVSPDGQHLASGDRIGTLRIHDLQSMEEFLKVEAHDAEILCLEYSKPETGMRLLATASRDRLIHVLDAEQEYSLLQTLDDHSSSITAVRFAANEGKVRMISCGADKSIYFRTAKKTSNGTEFTRTHHIVRKTTLYDMDVDPTRKYAAISCQDRCIRIFNISNGKQKKLYKGSQGEDGTLIKVQIDPSGLYVATSCSDKNLSIFDFYSGECVATMFGHSEIVTGMKFTNDCKHLISVSGDSCIFVWRLNPELTISMRQRLSELRQKGRPIQKTPPHKPSVLSDKEAEEDGFQEEEEEEEEGPEEVPLHISSGSSTGEDIGTGDNGHNSQRKMKQDMMAGGRRVETPVRAEVPTSRPRRRWSRRIGNMELMVKSMLDLRQLESFTMLSTLSTALPITSSREELAQIGSTTSLQTTGVSVMRSEERIQRLPSRPHPIWLTPKTPETEGAVLYPEGCEDQDSLMCSEYQVRERPHGPLIRCYHRNECHDKHSPDSACSVDYSSSRLSSPDQPREDSEATEPLSMDGNSSELEGEELEEELEEEGVERGVVTGAVPQTPDQETFLKQHFETLADLNSTASPTRTQSSTESVSISAWFLSQSSTSSRNPFLFPSKLAGEARAAGGVVRPLVSEVRPLMEQGQRKCSEDKTELEPPEKGPLLRSTPQKKRTPGVDPHRVANPTAKAATPSVGTEGLRKSQSVQNLDTIADGPRTPYRPFREVSPLPSERDHRTMPRRSLSAAPTSPQHRDSSLPLPKALKARSYMSPTTSSMAKMSRSISMGDSLNLGEPSEALLSLSSSIESGSRRGSGCDTPTFKGSSSDKSKAACLPMAIVSTTTAPPSGPSTPRAAVAPTLSTVSSSTPSSKVLQTKLTNSPRSHLTLEIPKPLPDRPAVAGLSPSSKSSKGPRDDLSPRSPTSAFLSRSALQRQIQRPMSSSNVQLVTALPANPCRISTESAGLDNAGTPLRPVGEREEEEVEEEEAPRAELEIPLLAGPVPLLAPPSPRDPDTSLSMEACHLVARELQSSMKKAAHLYRMVNTAEEEPSVELREMAQVLLEAFRAVQAELDLLPPFVPTGGTESTLCAFGSQDGGPSEEKTLALLEQYSELLLKAVEKRLDNKL from the exons GTGTGTGGTTGTCCTGCTGAACCCAAAGAAGAACAAACAGCATCATATCCTGAACAGCTCCAG GAAAACAATCACcactttgtctttctctcctgaTGGCAAGTACCTGGTTACTGGAGAG AGTGGGCACATGCCCGCGGTGCGGGTGTGGGAGGTGGCGGAGCGCTCACAGGTGGCAGAGCTCCAGGAGCACAAGTACGGGGTGTCCTGCGTGGCCTTCTCTCCCAACAGCAAGTACATCGTGAGCGTGGGCTACCAGCATGACATGATCGTTAACGTCTGGGCCTGGAAG AAAAACATTGTGGTGGCAGCCAACAAGGTGTCAAGTAAGGTATCTGCTGTGTCTTTCTCTGAGGACAGCTCGTACTTTGTGACAGCTGGGAACAGGCATGTCAAGTTCTGGTATCTGGACCACACCAAGTCCTCCAAG gtaAACGCCACCGTACCCTTGCTGGGCCGTTCTGGTCTCTTGGGAGAGTTGCGGAACAACTTTTTCAGTGATGTTGCGTGCGGGAAAGGCCGTAAGGCTGAGAGCACCTTCTGCATCACATCTTCCGGCCTGCTGTGTGAATTCAATGAGAAGAGACTGTTGGATAAGTGGGTGGAGCTACGG ACCAGCCTGgccacctctctgtctgtgagtgaggaGCTGATATTCTGTGGGTGTGCGGATGGCACAATCCGAGCCTTCAGTCCCATCAACCTGCACTTTATCTGTACCTTgccacagccacacagcctgGGCACTGACATCGCCACCGTCACTGAGGCCAG CCAGCTGTTCTCCTACAAACTAGAAGCACGCTTCCCTGACACGGTGGCGGTGAGCTACGATCCAACCAACCGCTGGTTGTCGTGCGTGTACAATGACCACAGCCTGTACGTGTGGGACACACGAGACCTGCGTAAAGTGGGAAAGGTGTACTCAGCCCTCTACCATGCAGCCTGTGTCTGGAGCgtggag GTGTACCCAGAGGTGGCCAACGGGGAGCAGGCCTGTCTGTCTCCAGGCTCCTTCCTCAGCTGCTCCTCAGACAACACCATCCGCCTATGGAACACCGACGGCCACAGCTCCACCCTCAGCCACAACGTCATCAGCAAT GACCTCATGAAAATCATCTACATGGACAACAACACCGCCACCTTGCTGGATGCGGAATGTGTGGCTACCAGTAACACGGAGAAGGCTGACCCCCAGACCTCTGAGAACAGGAGCGGCATCAGGACTATGTGTGTGAGCCCAGATGGGCAGCACCTGGCATCGGGAGACCGCATTGGCACCCTGAG GATCCATGATCTCCAGAGCATGGAGGAGTTCTTGAAGGTGGAGGCCCACGATGCAGAGATTCTGTGCCTGGAGTACTCTAAGCCTGAGACTG GGATGAGGCTTCTGGCTACTGCTAGCCGAGACCGACTGATTCATGTGCTGGATGCAGAGCAGGAGTACAGCCTGTTGCAGACACTGGATGACCACTCCTCCTCCATTACCGCTGTCCGCTTCGCCG CCAATGAAGGCAAAGTGAGGATGATCAGCTGCGGAGCTGACAAGAGCATCTATTTCCGCACAGCCAAAAAG ACAAGCAACGGGACTGAGTTCACGCGCACCCACCACATTGTGCGCAAAACCACTCTATATGACATGGACGTGGACCCCACTCGCAAGTACGCCGCCATCAGCTGCCAGGACCGCTGCATCAG GATCTTCAACATTAGCAATGGCAAACAGAAGAAGCTGTACAAGGGGTCCCAGGGGGAGGACGGGACCCTGATCAAG GTGCAGATTGACCCCTCGGGGCTGTATGTGGCCACCAGCTGTTCTGATAAGAACCTCAGCATCTTCGATTTCTACTCAGGAGAATGTGTGGCCACCATGTTTGGCCACTCAG AGATTGTAACAGGAATGAAGTTCACGAATGACTGCAAACATTTGATCTCCGTCTCTGGAGACAG CTGTATCTTCGTGTGGCGCCTGAACCCGGAGTTGACCATCAGCATGAGGCAGCGGCTCTCTGAGCTCAGGCAGAAGGGCAGGCCCATACAGAAAACACCTCCCCATAAACCGTCCGTTCTGAG TGACAAGGAAGCTGAAGAAGATGGCtttcaggaagaggaagaagaagaagaggaaggtcCTGAGGAGGTCCCCTTGCACATCTCCTCTGGAAGCAGCACTGGTGAAGACATAG GTACCGGAGACAATGGGCACAACTCCCAAAGGAAAATGAAGCAG GACATGATGGCGGGGGGGAGGCGGGTGGAGACCCCTGTCCGGGCCGAGGTGCCCACCTCCCGGCCCCGGCGGCGCTGGTCCCGGCGCATCGGCAATATGGAGCTGATGGTGAAGTCCATGCTGGACCTGCGGCAGCTGGAGTCCTTCACCATGCTGTCCACACTGAGCACAGCCCTTCCCATTACCTCTTCTAGGGAGGAGCTGGCGCAGATCGGCAGTACCACCAGCCTACAGACCACAGGGGTGTCG GTGATGAGGTCAGAGGAAAGAATCCAGAGACTGCCCTCCCGCCCGCACCCCATCTGGTTAACCCCCAAGACCCctgagacagagggggcagTGTTATACCCTGAAGGATGCGAGGACCAGGACAGCCTCATGTGCAG tgagtATCAAGTGAGAGAGCGGCCCCATGGCCCCTTGATTAGGTGTTACCATAGGAACGAGTGCCATGACAAGCACAGCCCAGACAGTGCCTGCTCCGTTGATTATTCCAGCAGTCGACTGTCGAGCCCAGACCAGCCCAGGGAAG ACTCCGAAGCCACAGAGCCTCTCAGCATGGATGGGAACTCCTCTGAACTGGAGGGGGAAGAACTAGAGGAAGAGCTGGAAGAAGAGGGTGTTGAGAGAGGTGTGGTCACTGGGGCGGTGCCCCAGACACCAGACCAGGAGACCTTCCTGAAACAGCACTTCGAGACTCTGGCTGACCTCAACAGCACAG CAAGCCCAACCCGAACccagagcagcactgagagtGTCAGCATCTCAGCTTGGTTCCTGTCTCAGAGCTCCACCAGCAG CCGGAATCCCTTCCTTTTCCCCTCTAAACTGGCTGGGGAGGCAAGGGCTGCTGGAGGTGTAGTGCGGCCCCTGGTCTCAGAGGTACGGCCCCTCATGGAGCAGGGCCAGAGGAAGTGCTCTGAGGACAAGACGGAACTGGAGCCCCCTGAGAAAGGGCCCCTTCTGCGCTCCACCCCCCAAAAGAAGAGGACCCCTGGGGTGGACCCCCATCGGGTGGCCAACCCCACCGCCAAAGCAGCCACCCCCAGTGTTGGCACAGAAGGGCTGAGGAAGTCCCAGTCTGTCCAGAACCTGGACACCATCG CTGATGGCCCCAGGACTCCGTACCGACCCTTCAGGGAGGTGTCCCCCCTGCCCAGTGAACGGGACCACCGTACCATGCCCCGCCGGTCCCTCTCTGCTGCGCCCACGTCCCCCCAGCACCGAGACAGCAGCCTGCCCCTTCCCAAGGCCCTGAAGGCCCGCTCCTACATGAGCCCCACAACCAGCTCCATGGCCAAGATGTCTCGCTCCATTTCCATGGGCGACAGCCTCAACCTGGGGGAGCCCAGCGAAGCCCTGCTCAGTCTGAGCAGCAGCATAGAGTCCGGCTCCCGTAGGGGGTCAGGGTGTGACACACCCACATTCAAGGGCAGCTCCAGCGACAAGAGCAAGGCAGCCTGTTTGCCCATGGCCATTGTCTCCAccaccactgcccccccctcGGGGCCCTCCACACCCCGTGCTGCGGTTGCGCCCACCCTTAGCActgtcagcagcagcaccccctcCTCCAAAGTTCTCCAGACCAAGCTGACCAATAGCCCCCGCTCCCACCTCACCCTGGAGATCCCCAAACCCCTCCCAGACAGGCCCGCTGTGGCTGGCTTATCCCCCAGCAGCAAATCCTCCAAGGGCCCCAGAGATGACCTCTCCCCCAGGTCTCCCACAAGTGCCTTCCTCAGCCGGTCAGCCCTGCAACGGCAGATCCAGAGGCCAATGAGCTCCAGCAATGTCCAGCTGGTCACCGCCCTCCCTGCCAACCCATGCAGGATCTCCACGGAGAGCGCAGGATTGGACAACGCAGGGACCCCCCTGCGGCCAGTGggcgagagggaggaggaggaggtggaggaggaggaggcaccTCGAGCTGAATTGGAGATCCCCCTACTGGCTGGCCCTGTCCCCTTGCTGGCCCCGCCCAGCCCCCGAGACCCAG ACACCTCTCTCAGTATGGAAGCCTGTCACCTTGTGGCCAGGGAGCTGCAGAGCAGTATGAAAAAGGCTGCTCATCTATACAGGATG gtTAATACTGCTGAAGAGGAGCCCAGTGTGGAGCTGCGGGAGATGGCCCAGGTCCTGTTGGAGGCTTTCAGGGCTGTTCAAGCAGAGCTGGACTTGTTGCCACCCTTTGTGCCCACGGGAGGAACAGAGAGTACCCTATGTGCATTTGGGAGCCAAGACGGGGGCCCCAGTGAGGAGAAGACCCTAGCTCTGCTGGAGCAGTACTCTGAGCTTCTCCTGAAGGCAGTAGAGAAGAGGCTAGACAACAAACTATGA
- the mapkbp1 gene encoding mitogen-activated protein kinase-binding protein 1 isoform X1, whose product MTMEGSTIKSRIKNLLRSPSIKLRRNKPGNNKENLANKVTLEKVLGITASGNRGLACDPRSGLVAYPAGCVVVLLNPKKNKQHHILNSSRKTITTLSFSPDGKYLVTGESGHMPAVRVWEVAERSQVAELQEHKYGVSCVAFSPNSKYIVSVGYQHDMIVNVWAWKKNIVVAANKVSSKVSAVSFSEDSSYFVTAGNRHVKFWYLDHTKSSKVNATVPLLGRSGLLGELRNNFFSDVACGKGRKAESTFCITSSGLLCEFNEKRLLDKWVELRRNDSIPTSLATSLSVSEELIFCGCADGTIRAFSPINLHFICTLPQPHSLGTDIATVTEASQLFSYKLEARFPDTVAVSYDPTNRWLSCVYNDHSLYVWDTRDLRKVGKVYSALYHAACVWSVEVYPEVANGEQACLSPGSFLSCSSDNTIRLWNTDGHSSTLSHNVISNDLMKIIYMDNNTATLLDAECVATSNTEKADPQTSENRSGIRTMCVSPDGQHLASGDRIGTLRIHDLQSMEEFLKVEAHDAEILCLEYSKPETGMRLLATASRDRLIHVLDAEQEYSLLQTLDDHSSSITAVRFAANEGKVRMISCGADKSIYFRTAKKTSNGTEFTRTHHIVRKTTLYDMDVDPTRKYAAISCQDRCIRIFNISNGKQKKLYKGSQGEDGTLIKVQIDPSGLYVATSCSDKNLSIFDFYSGECVATMFGHSEIVTGMKFTNDCKHLISVSGDSCIFVWRLNPELTISMRQRLSELRQKGRPIQKTPPHKPSVLSDKEAEEDGFQEEEEEEEEGPEEVPLHISSGSSTGEDIGTGDNGHNSQRKMKQDMMAGGRRVETPVRAEVPTSRPRRRWSRRIGNMELMVKSMLDLRQLESFTMLSTLSTALPITSSREELAQIGSTTSLQTTGVSVMRSEERIQRLPSRPHPIWLTPKTPETEGAVLYPEGCEDQDSLMCSEYQVRERPHGPLIRCYHRNECHDKHSPDSACSVDYSSSRLSSPDQPREDSEATEPLSMDGNSSELEGEELEEELEEEGVERGVVTGAVPQTPDQETFLKQHFETLADLNSTASPTRTQSSTESVSISAWFLSQSSTSSRNPFLFPSKLAGEARAAGGVVRPLVSEVRPLMEQGQRKCSEDKTELEPPEKGPLLRSTPQKKRTPGVDPHRVANPTAKAATPSVGTEGLRKSQSVQNLDTIADGPRTPYRPFREVSPLPSERDHRTMPRRSLSAAPTSPQHRDSSLPLPKALKARSYMSPTTSSMAKMSRSISMGDSLNLGEPSEALLSLSSSIESGSRRGSGCDTPTFKGSSSDKSKAACLPMAIVSTTTAPPSGPSTPRAAVAPTLSTVSSSTPSSKVLQTKLTNSPRSHLTLEIPKPLPDRPAVAGLSPSSKSSKGPRDDLSPRSPTSAFLSRSALQRQIQRPMSSSNVQLVTALPANPCRISTESAGLDNAGTPLRPVGEREEEEVEEEEAPRAELEIPLLAGPVPLLAPPSPRDPDTSLSMEACHLVARELQSSMKKAAHLYRMVNTAEEEPSVELREMAQVLLEAFRAVQAELDLLPPFVPTGGTESTLCAFGSQDGGPSEEKTLALLEQYSELLLKAVEKRLDNKL is encoded by the exons GTGTGTGGTTGTCCTGCTGAACCCAAAGAAGAACAAACAGCATCATATCCTGAACAGCTCCAG GAAAACAATCACcactttgtctttctctcctgaTGGCAAGTACCTGGTTACTGGAGAG AGTGGGCACATGCCCGCGGTGCGGGTGTGGGAGGTGGCGGAGCGCTCACAGGTGGCAGAGCTCCAGGAGCACAAGTACGGGGTGTCCTGCGTGGCCTTCTCTCCCAACAGCAAGTACATCGTGAGCGTGGGCTACCAGCATGACATGATCGTTAACGTCTGGGCCTGGAAG AAAAACATTGTGGTGGCAGCCAACAAGGTGTCAAGTAAGGTATCTGCTGTGTCTTTCTCTGAGGACAGCTCGTACTTTGTGACAGCTGGGAACAGGCATGTCAAGTTCTGGTATCTGGACCACACCAAGTCCTCCAAG gtaAACGCCACCGTACCCTTGCTGGGCCGTTCTGGTCTCTTGGGAGAGTTGCGGAACAACTTTTTCAGTGATGTTGCGTGCGGGAAAGGCCGTAAGGCTGAGAGCACCTTCTGCATCACATCTTCCGGCCTGCTGTGTGAATTCAATGAGAAGAGACTGTTGGATAAGTGGGTGGAGCTACGG CGAAACGACAGCATCCCA ACCAGCCTGgccacctctctgtctgtgagtgaggaGCTGATATTCTGTGGGTGTGCGGATGGCACAATCCGAGCCTTCAGTCCCATCAACCTGCACTTTATCTGTACCTTgccacagccacacagcctgGGCACTGACATCGCCACCGTCACTGAGGCCAG CCAGCTGTTCTCCTACAAACTAGAAGCACGCTTCCCTGACACGGTGGCGGTGAGCTACGATCCAACCAACCGCTGGTTGTCGTGCGTGTACAATGACCACAGCCTGTACGTGTGGGACACACGAGACCTGCGTAAAGTGGGAAAGGTGTACTCAGCCCTCTACCATGCAGCCTGTGTCTGGAGCgtggag GTGTACCCAGAGGTGGCCAACGGGGAGCAGGCCTGTCTGTCTCCAGGCTCCTTCCTCAGCTGCTCCTCAGACAACACCATCCGCCTATGGAACACCGACGGCCACAGCTCCACCCTCAGCCACAACGTCATCAGCAAT GACCTCATGAAAATCATCTACATGGACAACAACACCGCCACCTTGCTGGATGCGGAATGTGTGGCTACCAGTAACACGGAGAAGGCTGACCCCCAGACCTCTGAGAACAGGAGCGGCATCAGGACTATGTGTGTGAGCCCAGATGGGCAGCACCTGGCATCGGGAGACCGCATTGGCACCCTGAG GATCCATGATCTCCAGAGCATGGAGGAGTTCTTGAAGGTGGAGGCCCACGATGCAGAGATTCTGTGCCTGGAGTACTCTAAGCCTGAGACTG GGATGAGGCTTCTGGCTACTGCTAGCCGAGACCGACTGATTCATGTGCTGGATGCAGAGCAGGAGTACAGCCTGTTGCAGACACTGGATGACCACTCCTCCTCCATTACCGCTGTCCGCTTCGCCG CCAATGAAGGCAAAGTGAGGATGATCAGCTGCGGAGCTGACAAGAGCATCTATTTCCGCACAGCCAAAAAG ACAAGCAACGGGACTGAGTTCACGCGCACCCACCACATTGTGCGCAAAACCACTCTATATGACATGGACGTGGACCCCACTCGCAAGTACGCCGCCATCAGCTGCCAGGACCGCTGCATCAG GATCTTCAACATTAGCAATGGCAAACAGAAGAAGCTGTACAAGGGGTCCCAGGGGGAGGACGGGACCCTGATCAAG GTGCAGATTGACCCCTCGGGGCTGTATGTGGCCACCAGCTGTTCTGATAAGAACCTCAGCATCTTCGATTTCTACTCAGGAGAATGTGTGGCCACCATGTTTGGCCACTCAG AGATTGTAACAGGAATGAAGTTCACGAATGACTGCAAACATTTGATCTCCGTCTCTGGAGACAG CTGTATCTTCGTGTGGCGCCTGAACCCGGAGTTGACCATCAGCATGAGGCAGCGGCTCTCTGAGCTCAGGCAGAAGGGCAGGCCCATACAGAAAACACCTCCCCATAAACCGTCCGTTCTGAG TGACAAGGAAGCTGAAGAAGATGGCtttcaggaagaggaagaagaagaagaggaaggtcCTGAGGAGGTCCCCTTGCACATCTCCTCTGGAAGCAGCACTGGTGAAGACATAG GTACCGGAGACAATGGGCACAACTCCCAAAGGAAAATGAAGCAG GACATGATGGCGGGGGGGAGGCGGGTGGAGACCCCTGTCCGGGCCGAGGTGCCCACCTCCCGGCCCCGGCGGCGCTGGTCCCGGCGCATCGGCAATATGGAGCTGATGGTGAAGTCCATGCTGGACCTGCGGCAGCTGGAGTCCTTCACCATGCTGTCCACACTGAGCACAGCCCTTCCCATTACCTCTTCTAGGGAGGAGCTGGCGCAGATCGGCAGTACCACCAGCCTACAGACCACAGGGGTGTCG GTGATGAGGTCAGAGGAAAGAATCCAGAGACTGCCCTCCCGCCCGCACCCCATCTGGTTAACCCCCAAGACCCctgagacagagggggcagTGTTATACCCTGAAGGATGCGAGGACCAGGACAGCCTCATGTGCAG tgagtATCAAGTGAGAGAGCGGCCCCATGGCCCCTTGATTAGGTGTTACCATAGGAACGAGTGCCATGACAAGCACAGCCCAGACAGTGCCTGCTCCGTTGATTATTCCAGCAGTCGACTGTCGAGCCCAGACCAGCCCAGGGAAG ACTCCGAAGCCACAGAGCCTCTCAGCATGGATGGGAACTCCTCTGAACTGGAGGGGGAAGAACTAGAGGAAGAGCTGGAAGAAGAGGGTGTTGAGAGAGGTGTGGTCACTGGGGCGGTGCCCCAGACACCAGACCAGGAGACCTTCCTGAAACAGCACTTCGAGACTCTGGCTGACCTCAACAGCACAG CAAGCCCAACCCGAACccagagcagcactgagagtGTCAGCATCTCAGCTTGGTTCCTGTCTCAGAGCTCCACCAGCAG CCGGAATCCCTTCCTTTTCCCCTCTAAACTGGCTGGGGAGGCAAGGGCTGCTGGAGGTGTAGTGCGGCCCCTGGTCTCAGAGGTACGGCCCCTCATGGAGCAGGGCCAGAGGAAGTGCTCTGAGGACAAGACGGAACTGGAGCCCCCTGAGAAAGGGCCCCTTCTGCGCTCCACCCCCCAAAAGAAGAGGACCCCTGGGGTGGACCCCCATCGGGTGGCCAACCCCACCGCCAAAGCAGCCACCCCCAGTGTTGGCACAGAAGGGCTGAGGAAGTCCCAGTCTGTCCAGAACCTGGACACCATCG CTGATGGCCCCAGGACTCCGTACCGACCCTTCAGGGAGGTGTCCCCCCTGCCCAGTGAACGGGACCACCGTACCATGCCCCGCCGGTCCCTCTCTGCTGCGCCCACGTCCCCCCAGCACCGAGACAGCAGCCTGCCCCTTCCCAAGGCCCTGAAGGCCCGCTCCTACATGAGCCCCACAACCAGCTCCATGGCCAAGATGTCTCGCTCCATTTCCATGGGCGACAGCCTCAACCTGGGGGAGCCCAGCGAAGCCCTGCTCAGTCTGAGCAGCAGCATAGAGTCCGGCTCCCGTAGGGGGTCAGGGTGTGACACACCCACATTCAAGGGCAGCTCCAGCGACAAGAGCAAGGCAGCCTGTTTGCCCATGGCCATTGTCTCCAccaccactgcccccccctcGGGGCCCTCCACACCCCGTGCTGCGGTTGCGCCCACCCTTAGCActgtcagcagcagcaccccctcCTCCAAAGTTCTCCAGACCAAGCTGACCAATAGCCCCCGCTCCCACCTCACCCTGGAGATCCCCAAACCCCTCCCAGACAGGCCCGCTGTGGCTGGCTTATCCCCCAGCAGCAAATCCTCCAAGGGCCCCAGAGATGACCTCTCCCCCAGGTCTCCCACAAGTGCCTTCCTCAGCCGGTCAGCCCTGCAACGGCAGATCCAGAGGCCAATGAGCTCCAGCAATGTCCAGCTGGTCACCGCCCTCCCTGCCAACCCATGCAGGATCTCCACGGAGAGCGCAGGATTGGACAACGCAGGGACCCCCCTGCGGCCAGTGggcgagagggaggaggaggaggtggaggaggaggaggcaccTCGAGCTGAATTGGAGATCCCCCTACTGGCTGGCCCTGTCCCCTTGCTGGCCCCGCCCAGCCCCCGAGACCCAG ACACCTCTCTCAGTATGGAAGCCTGTCACCTTGTGGCCAGGGAGCTGCAGAGCAGTATGAAAAAGGCTGCTCATCTATACAGGATG gtTAATACTGCTGAAGAGGAGCCCAGTGTGGAGCTGCGGGAGATGGCCCAGGTCCTGTTGGAGGCTTTCAGGGCTGTTCAAGCAGAGCTGGACTTGTTGCCACCCTTTGTGCCCACGGGAGGAACAGAGAGTACCCTATGTGCATTTGGGAGCCAAGACGGGGGCCCCAGTGAGGAGAAGACCCTAGCTCTGCTGGAGCAGTACTCTGAGCTTCTCCTGAAGGCAGTAGAGAAGAGGCTAGACAACAAACTATGA